Proteins co-encoded in one Hyla sarda isolate aHylSar1 chromosome 4, aHylSar1.hap1, whole genome shotgun sequence genomic window:
- the LOC130366641 gene encoding protocadherin gamma-C5-like, producing the protein MDNQSFVKAWKWQVAFSLLLCSWGWVSGQLRYSIAEESHPGTVVGNVAQDLGVNVADIRRRRLSLGSEGSSRFFSIEQKNGALVVYERIDRESLCGSSLSCLLHLEVVAENPLELHSLEIEILDINDNSPFFLSSNQIIKITELITIQGEQFPVENARDLDVGINGVTQYRLNPNPYFSLSVTKDSGSVIAELVLEKTLDREEKSEHKLILTAIDGGEPARSGSTQITVIVLDINDNAPVFDQSRYKVNLPENVPLKSVILKLNATDLDEGINSEFTYSIDQHTSDAAKEILDINPVTGEVFVKGAVDFEESSIYELLIKAIDKGSPKREGRCRVQIEIEDVNDNTPEIIFISKNNEIPENASLGTVVGFITIRDKDSGKNGEAKLVMSPGLPFKCQPMSQRYALVTSGHLDREKHSQYTIRLTASDLGSPYLSSHITISLNISDVNDNPPAFLHHVYNAFIAENNEAGRLLCTVSAVDPDEGANANLIYSIAESHIHGSPVSSFVYINSETGNIYAQRSFDYEQFQVLQITARVEDSGSPKLSSNVSVFIFILDTNDNSPTILYPENTGETIAEETIPRSAGAGYLVSKVSAVDVDSGHNAWLLYSLVQSTSPALFHISEYTGEVRTLRGLHETENTEHQLVIVVSDHGEPSMTTTATIIVNILDSVAQESPRSQDFLTNAKSTPDLTLYLIVSLVAISAVFLVTFTILLVRCLRKNYDSGCGFCFTDKSLSTSYMDQYKPTLYLNSDGTLKYMEVRMAPPEAPGSCYPACFPPVADIPGFTLSKTENVPQLTEPTAGSNPLSNSDWCNDPNQVRY; encoded by the coding sequence ATGGACAATCAGAGCTTTGTGAAGGCTTGGAAATGGCAAGTAGCTTTCTCCCTTCTCCTTTGTAGCTGGGGCTGGGTCTCTGGGCAGCTGCGTTATTCTATTGCTGAGGAGTCTCATCCAGGGACTGTAGTGGGGAATGTGGCTCAGGATCTGGGGGTGAATGTGGCTGATATTAGGAGAAGGAGACTGAGTCTGGGGTCAGAAGGAAGCAGCAGATTCTTCTCTATAGAGCAGAAGAATGGAGCTCTGGTTGTATATGAGAGGATTGATAGGGAGAGCCTGTGTGGGTCCAGCCTGAGCTGTTTACTGCATTTAGAGGTTGTGGCTGAGAACCCTCTGGAGCTGCACAGCCTGGAGATAGAGATCCTGGATATTAATGATaattcaccattttttttatctTCAAATCAGATTATAAAGATAACAGAACTAATAACAATACAAGGAGAACAATTCCCTGTAGAGAATGCACGGGATCTTGATGTAGGTATTAATGGTGTCACTCAGTACAGACTAAACCCCAATCCATATTTTTCATTGTCTGTAACTAAAGATTCTGGATCCGTCATTGCTGAATTAGTGCTGGAAAAAACTCTTGATAGAGAAGAAAAATCAGAGCACAAGCTGATTCTCACAGCAATAGATGGGGGAGAACCAGCCAGATCCGGATCAACTCAGATAACAGTCATAGTATTAGATATCAATGATAATGCACCAGTATTTGATCAGTCACGTTATAAAGTGAACTTACCCGAGAATGTACCTTTAAAATCAGTAATATTAAAACTTAATGCTACGGATTTAGATGAGGGTATAAATAGTGAATTTACATATTCCATAGATCAACATACCTCAGACGCAGCAAAGGAAATACTCGATATAAATCCAGTTACGGGTGAAGTATTTGTTAAGGGAGCGGTGGACTTTGAAGAGTCATCAATTTATGAATTATTGATAAAAGCAATAGATAAAGGGTCTCCAAAACGTGAGGGTAGATGTCGTGTCCAAATCGAAATAGAAGATGTGAATGATAATactcctgaaataatttttatatcaaaaaataatgaaataccCGAGAATGCCTCCTTAGGAACTGTAGTGGGCTTCATTACCATAAGAGACAAAGACTCAGGCAAAAATGGAGAAGCCAAGCTTGTAATGTCCCCAGGTTTACCCTTTAAATGCCAGCCCATGTCCCAGCGTTATGCTCTGGTCACTAGTGGACATCTGGACAGGGAGAAGCACTCACAATATACTATTAGACTGACGGCATCTGATCTGGGGTCTCCATATCTCAGCAGCCACATTACAATCAGCCTTAATATCTCTGATGTTAATGATAATCCTCCAGCATTTCTACACCATGTCTACAATGCCTTCATAGCAGAAAACAATGAGGCGGGCAGACTGTTATGTACGGTATCTGCTGTAGATCCGGATGAGGGAGCTAATGCAAACCTCATTTACTCCATCGCTGAGAGCCACATCCATGGTTCTCCGGTCTCTTCATTTGTCTACATTAACTCCGAAACCGGAAATATTTATGCACAAAGGTCTTTTGACTATGAACAATTCCAGGTTCTGCAGATAACAGCAAGAGTGGAAGATTCCGGATCTCCAAAATTATCCTCCAATGTTTCCGTTTTCATCTTTATTCTGGATACAAATGACAACTCTCCCACTATCTTATACCCAGAGAATACAGGGGAGACCATTGCTGAAGAGACCATTCCCAGATCTGCTGGTGCTGGTTACTTAGTCAGTAAGGTGTCTGCAGTGGATGTAGATTCTGGGCACAATGCCTGGCTCCTCTATAGTCTGGTTCAGTCTACCAGTCCTGCTTTATTCCACATCTCTGAATACACAGGAGAAGTCAGGACTCTCCGAGGATTACATGAGACGGAGAACACGGAGCATCAACTTGTGATTGTAGTCAGTGACCATGGGGAACCTTCTATGACAACTACAGCTACTATCATTGTGAATATATTAGACTCTGTGGCTCAGGAAAGTCCTAGATCTCAAGACTTTCTTACAAATGCCAAATCTACTCCAGACCTGACTCTATATCTTATTGTCTCCCTTGTAGCCATTAGTGCAGTTTTTCTGGTCACATTTACGATATTACTTGTCAGGTGCCTTAGAAAGAATTATGATTCTGGGTGTGGATTCTGCTTTACTGATAAATCCCTTTCTACAAGTTATATGGATCAGTACAAACCAACCCTTTACCTGAACTCAGACGGCACATTGAAATACATGGAGGTGCGGATGGCCCCACCGGAAGCTCCGGGGTCTTGTTATCCGGCTTGTTTCCCTCCTGTAGCAGATATTCCAGGATTTACATTAAGTAAAACTGAAAATGTTCCTCAATTAACTGAACCAACTGCGGGATCTAATCCCTTATCTAACTCAGACTGGTGTAATGATCCCAATCAGGTGAGATATTAG